The proteins below are encoded in one region of Apteryx mantelli isolate bAptMan1 chromosome 25, bAptMan1.hap1, whole genome shotgun sequence:
- the PNPLA1 gene encoding omega-hydroxyceramide transacylase yields the protein MDEILPSFFSVLKNTNWLCLSSRMKVLHTLRNSLNKYLPTNAHQLASGKLHIVLTRARDWQNVVISEFASKEDIIQAVFCSCFLPMYCGFFPPLYHGVRYIDGEFSMRQANFMSETTITV from the exons ATGG ATGAGATACTGCCATCCTTCTTCAGTGTTTTGAAAAACACTAACTGGCTATGTCTTTCATCTCGAATGAAAGTCCTTCATACCTTAAGGAACTCCTTAAATAAATATCTTCCCACAAATGCCCACCAGCTGGCTTCTGGGAAGCTGCACATTGTTCTCACCCGTGCGCGTGACTGGCAAAATGTGGTGATTTCAGAGTTTGCCTCAAAGGAGGACATCATTCAG GCCGtcttctgcagctgcttcctCCCTATGTATTGTGGCTTTTTCCCTCCTTTGTACCATGGGGTG CGCTATATCGATGGGGAATTCTCCATGCGGCAGGCTAACTTCATGTCTGAGACCACAATCACAGTG